One genomic window of Peromyscus maniculatus bairdii isolate BWxNUB_F1_BW_parent chromosome 2, HU_Pman_BW_mat_3.1, whole genome shotgun sequence includes the following:
- the LOC102922647 gene encoding cyclin-dependent kinase 4 inhibitor B, whose protein sequence is MPLGSSDAGSPPPHSSRYVTSGGRCYLGAWSEGAGAGGGAERQPLLIARGLPTAPSSAVRAVRFPGASARAGALPGQAPKLLDPRGAKEPLPDQAAAISRPAEDHPCRSASGLREEDKDMLGGGSDSGLATAAARGQVETVRQLLEAGADPNAINRFGRRPIQVMMMGSAQVAELLLLHGAEPNCADPATLTRPVHDAAREGFLDTLVALHRAGARLDVCDAWGRLPVDLAEEQGHRDIARYLHAATGD, encoded by the exons ATGCCTCTCGGATCTTCCGATGCTGGGTCACCGCCCCCACATTCGTCTCGGTACGTCACAAGTGGTGGGCGGTGTTATCTAGGGGCGTGGTCTGAGGGGGCGGGGGCCGGCGGCGGTGCTGAACGCCAGCCGCTGCTTATTGCCCGCGGGCTCCCCACCGCGCCCTCGTCGGCTGTGCGAGCGGTGCGATTCCCAGGCGCTAGCGCTCGAGCCGGTGCGCTCCCAGGGCAAGCACCGAAGCTGCTGGATCCCCGGGGAGCGAAGGAGCCGCTCCCAGACCAGGCTGCTGCCATCTCACGGCCAGCGGAGGACCATCCCTGCCGCTCCGCGTCGGGGCTGCGAGAGGAGGACAAGGACATGCTGGGCGGCGGCAGTGACTCGGGCCTGGCCACCGCCGCGGCGCGGGGGCAGGTGGAGACGGTGCGGCAGCTCCTGGAAGCCGGCGCAGATCCCAACGCCATCAACCGCTTCGGGAGGCGCCCAATTCAG GTCATGATGATGGGCAGCGCCCAGGTggcagagctgctgctgctccacGGAGCCGAACCCAACTGCGCCGACCCCGCCACTCTCACCAGACCCGTGCACGATGCGGCTCGGGAGGGCTTCCTGGACACGCTGGTGGCGCTGCACAGGGCAGGGGCGCGGCTGGATGTGTGCGACGCCTGGGGCCGCCTGCCGGTGGACCTGGCTGAAGAACAGGGCCACCGTGATATTGCGAGGTATCTGcatgctgccactggagactGA